The following are encoded in a window of Haloarcula halophila genomic DNA:
- a CDS encoding ArsA family ATPase — MTEFVLYGGKGGVGKTTVATATGLSLAREGFETLVVSTDPAHSLADAVEANLGGNPTEIRDGFWGVEVDPQTGIDRYQSLFETLAAEFSEAGIDLDEAEVSALFTSGIMPGSDELAALEGIETYVGNDRWDRVVFDTAPTGHTLRLLDLPEVIDRGMATALDLRDQVRRKVDTARTMMFGPMAGRRSDDGPDDLSEMRDRMERVGTVLRDPDRTAFRAVTIPETMAVRETERLVEQLRSFEVPVTTLVVNKVIDDPGDCERCRGKKAVQTEAIETLRRSLPDLDLWTVPDESGEVTGIDALEGISTHLGTKS; from the coding sequence GTGACGGAGTTCGTCCTCTACGGTGGCAAAGGTGGTGTGGGAAAGACGACAGTAGCGACGGCGACGGGGCTGTCACTGGCCCGCGAAGGGTTCGAGACCTTGGTCGTCTCGACCGATCCGGCCCACTCGCTGGCCGACGCCGTCGAGGCGAATCTGGGCGGGAATCCGACCGAGATTCGCGACGGGTTCTGGGGCGTCGAGGTCGACCCACAGACCGGGATCGACCGCTACCAGTCACTGTTCGAGACGCTGGCCGCGGAGTTCAGCGAGGCCGGCATCGACCTCGACGAAGCGGAGGTCTCGGCGCTGTTCACGAGCGGTATCATGCCCGGAAGCGACGAACTCGCTGCGCTCGAAGGGATTGAAACCTACGTGGGAAACGACCGCTGGGACAGGGTCGTCTTCGACACGGCCCCGACGGGCCACACGCTCCGGCTCCTCGATCTCCCCGAAGTCATTGACCGGGGGATGGCTACGGCACTCGACCTGCGCGACCAGGTTCGACGGAAGGTCGACACCGCCCGAACTATGATGTTCGGCCCGATGGCCGGCCGGCGGAGCGACGACGGTCCGGACGATCTCTCGGAGATGCGCGATCGGATGGAACGGGTCGGGACCGTCCTCCGGGACCCGGACCGGACCGCGTTCCGGGCCGTCACGATACCGGAGACCATGGCCGTCCGGGAGACCGAACGCCTCGTCGAACAGTTACGCTCCTTCGAGGTGCCCGTGACCACCCTCGTCGTGAACAAGGTCATCGATGACCCGGGGGACTGCGAGCGGTGTCGCGGGAAGAAAGCGGTCCAGACCGAGGCGATCGAGACGCTTCGGCGATCGTTGCCCGACCTCGATCTGTGGACCGTTCCGGACGAATCCGGGGAGGTGACCGGCATCGACGCGCTCGAGGGAATTAGTACACACCTAGGAACGAAATCGTAG
- a CDS encoding glutamate--tRNA ligase encodes MDDELRARIEEAAEVDALLNAVKHDSEAQVGAIMGPLMGENPEFREYGDEIPGIIAPVVDRVNGMDGQERRDRIAELAPDRLEEIESEDEGEDHPLPDLPNVDEEEGVRMRVAPNPNGPWHIGHARMAAVVGTYKERYDGAFVCRFDDTDPETKRPDLDAYDQILDAIDYLGFEPDSVVKASDRVESYYDHARDLIDAGGAYTCSCPQGEFSDLKNNAEACPHREKDAGTVHEEFEAMVDGEYESGEMVLRVRTDITHKNPALRDFVAFRIIDTPHPREAAADYRCWPMLDFQSGIDDHLLDITHIIRGIDLQDSAKRQQFVYDYFGWEYPEVVHWGHVQVDEYDVSLSTSTIAELIEEGDLDGWDDPRAPTVASLERRGIRGEALVDAMVELGTSTSNVDLAMSSVYANNRELIDDGTDRAFFVREGDEYGGLVERQIVGGPDTGQPPFHPDHEDRGRREIPVAGGVVVEGDDLPAHGERVWLKGYGCVRHTRDAFEYAGDDISAVREEGVDVVHWAPADGPSFRLRTMDGDVTGIGEPGLTEYDADDLVQFERIGFARLDDLDADGESVAYFTHP; translated from the coding sequence ATGGACGACGAGCTTCGTGCCCGTATCGAGGAGGCCGCCGAAGTCGACGCCCTCCTCAACGCGGTCAAACACGACAGCGAGGCACAGGTCGGGGCGATCATGGGGCCACTCATGGGCGAGAACCCCGAGTTCCGCGAGTACGGCGACGAGATTCCGGGGATCATCGCTCCGGTCGTCGATCGAGTCAACGGGATGGACGGCCAGGAACGACGCGATCGGATCGCCGAACTGGCCCCCGACCGTCTCGAAGAGATCGAAAGCGAAGACGAGGGCGAGGACCACCCACTGCCCGACCTTCCCAACGTCGACGAAGAGGAGGGCGTCCGGATGCGTGTCGCCCCCAACCCGAACGGCCCCTGGCATATCGGCCACGCGCGAATGGCTGCCGTCGTAGGCACCTACAAGGAGCGCTACGACGGCGCGTTCGTCTGCCGGTTCGACGACACCGACCCCGAGACAAAGCGGCCGGACCTGGACGCCTACGACCAGATCCTCGACGCCATCGACTATCTGGGTTTCGAGCCGGACTCGGTCGTGAAAGCCAGCGACCGGGTCGAGAGCTACTACGACCACGCCCGGGACCTCATCGACGCCGGCGGGGCCTACACCTGCTCGTGTCCCCAGGGCGAGTTCTCCGATCTGAAGAACAACGCCGAGGCCTGTCCACACCGTGAGAAAGACGCCGGGACGGTCCACGAGGAGTTCGAGGCGATGGTCGACGGCGAGTACGAGAGCGGCGAGATGGTCCTCCGCGTACGGACCGACATCACGCACAAGAACCCGGCGCTGCGGGACTTCGTCGCCTTCCGGATCATCGACACGCCACATCCCCGCGAGGCGGCCGCCGACTACCGTTGCTGGCCGATGCTCGACTTCCAGAGTGGGATCGACGACCACTTGCTGGATATCACCCACATCATCCGCGGGATCGACCTCCAGGACTCCGCGAAGCGCCAGCAGTTCGTCTACGACTACTTCGGCTGGGAGTACCCCGAGGTCGTCCACTGGGGTCACGTCCAGGTCGACGAGTACGACGTCTCGCTGTCGACCTCGACCATCGCGGAACTGATCGAAGAGGGCGACCTCGACGGCTGGGACGACCCCAGAGCGCCGACGGTCGCCAGCCTCGAACGGCGCGGCATCCGGGGCGAGGCCCTCGTCGACGCGATGGTCGAGTTGGGCACCTCGACCTCCAACGTCGACCTGGCGATGTCCTCGGTGTACGCGAACAACCGCGAGTTGATCGACGACGGGACGGACCGGGCGTTCTTCGTCCGCGAGGGCGACGAGTACGGCGGCCTGGTCGAGCGCCAGATCGTCGGCGGCCCCGACACCGGGCAGCCACCGTTCCACCCCGATCACGAGGACCGCGGCCGCCGGGAGATTCCCGTCGCGGGCGGCGTCGTCGTCGAGGGCGACGACCTGCCGGCCCACGGCGAGCGGGTCTGGCTGAAAGGCTACGGCTGCGTGCGACACACGCGGGACGCCTTCGAGTACGCCGGCGACGACATCAGCGCCGTCCGCGAGGAGGGCGTCGACGTCGTCCACTGGGCACCCGCCGACGGACCGTCGTTCCGGCTTCGGACGATGGACGGCGACGTGACCGGGATCGGCGAGCCGGGACTGACGGAGTACGACGCCGACGATCTGGTCCAGTTCGAGCGGATCGGGTTTGCCCGACTCGACGACCTCGACGCCGACGGCGAATCGGTCGCCTACTTCACCCACCCGTGA
- the mobA gene encoding molybdenum cofactor guanylyltransferase: MSAATGVVLAGGRSRRFDDGDKALATLDGDPLLVHVVRTLAAVTDAVVVNCRADQRPAFETALADADLGVTFAVDDRPDEGPLAGLTRALASVETEYAVVLACDMPLVPSASLASLLERAADAGTTVVPRTAGGFEPTCAVYRVDRAVAAADDAYDDGERSLHALLERLSPTVVDSDAIGLDDRALTSVDTVAVLERFREQNGRDR; encoded by the coding sequence GTGAGCGCGGCTACTGGGGTCGTCCTCGCGGGCGGCCGGTCGCGCCGGTTCGACGACGGCGACAAGGCGCTGGCGACGCTCGACGGCGATCCGTTGCTGGTTCACGTCGTCCGGACGCTGGCGGCGGTGACCGACGCAGTCGTCGTGAACTGCCGGGCCGACCAGCGCCCGGCGTTCGAGACAGCCCTCGCCGACGCCGACCTCGGGGTCACGTTCGCCGTCGACGACCGGCCCGACGAGGGGCCGCTGGCCGGTCTCACCCGTGCGCTGGCGTCCGTCGAGACCGAGTACGCCGTCGTCCTCGCCTGCGACATGCCGCTGGTGCCGTCCGCGTCGTTGGCGTCGCTGCTGGAGCGTGCGGCCGACGCCGGGACGACTGTCGTCCCTCGAACGGCCGGTGGATTCGAACCGACCTGTGCTGTCTACCGGGTCGACCGGGCGGTCGCCGCTGCCGACGACGCCTACGACGACGGCGAGCGGAGCCTCCACGCACTGCTGGAGCGGTTGTCTCCGACTGTCGTCGATAGCGACGCCATCGGGCTCGACGACCGGGCGCTGACGAGCGTCGACACCGTCGCGGTTCTCGAACGGTTCCGGGAACAGAACGGGCGGGACCGTTAG
- a CDS encoding P-loop NTPase, with protein sequence MTAQTTLTDRVEAQLRAVRDPQADLSVFEAGFVQDIAVEAGDVTIETDLTAVDGDTADEIVEATLRAVDDVDGVESVHVESTSPSSEGRSAVEAFDHVIAVASAKGGVGKSTTATHLACGLAADNDVALFDADIHGPNVPGLLDISGPVHSSDEGDPLPVRTGGMDVMSVGLMEDGAPLAWRGAMAHDALEDLFSNTAWRNDDVLVIDLPPGTGDVVLTTLQEVPVDGVVVVTTPFHASVSDTSRTVELFRDNDVPVLGTVVNMAEYVCDCCGEANDLFAEAAGPSGIGDLDARVLARLPFTHDLQGTPTPGDVPGPIVDLTDAVADAAETAGEVDVPDGAIDIRGLPAQERKDCVRERFGELSSGEAFVLVSDRDPTPVGPFLGQLAEAPREAFDPFEVSRETPDDWLLRTVKP encoded by the coding sequence ATGACAGCACAAACGACGCTGACCGATCGTGTCGAGGCACAGCTCCGCGCAGTGCGTGACCCACAGGCCGACCTCTCCGTCTTCGAGGCGGGGTTCGTCCAAGACATCGCTGTCGAGGCCGGCGACGTGACGATCGAGACCGATCTGACGGCCGTCGACGGCGACACCGCCGACGAGATCGTCGAAGCGACGTTGCGGGCCGTCGACGACGTCGACGGTGTCGAGAGCGTCCACGTCGAGAGTACGAGCCCGTCGAGCGAGGGCCGGTCGGCGGTCGAGGCGTTCGACCACGTGATCGCCGTCGCCAGCGCGAAAGGCGGCGTCGGCAAATCCACGACCGCGACCCACCTCGCCTGCGGGCTGGCGGCCGACAACGACGTGGCCTTGTTCGACGCCGACATCCACGGACCGAACGTTCCCGGGTTGCTGGACATCTCGGGACCGGTCCACTCCAGCGACGAGGGGGACCCGCTGCCGGTCCGGACCGGCGGGATGGACGTGATGAGCGTCGGCCTGATGGAGGACGGCGCGCCGCTGGCCTGGCGCGGTGCGATGGCCCACGACGCGCTGGAGGACCTCTTCTCGAACACGGCCTGGCGCAACGACGACGTGCTCGTGATCGACCTCCCGCCGGGGACCGGCGACGTGGTGTTGACGACGCTGCAGGAGGTCCCCGTCGACGGCGTCGTCGTCGTCACGACCCCCTTCCACGCCAGCGTCAGCGACACGAGCAGGACCGTCGAACTGTTCCGGGACAACGACGTGCCGGTCCTGGGAACCGTCGTCAACATGGCGGAGTACGTCTGTGACTGCTGTGGCGAGGCCAACGACCTCTTCGCGGAAGCCGCGGGGCCGTCGGGGATCGGGGACCTGGATGCGCGGGTTCTGGCCAGACTCCCGTTCACCCACGACCTACAGGGGACGCCCACACCCGGCGACGTTCCCGGCCCGATCGTGGACCTGACGGACGCGGTCGCCGACGCCGCCGAGACGGCCGGCGAAGTCGACGTTCCCGACGGGGCCATCGACATCCGCGGCCTCCCGGCCCAGGAGCGAAAGGACTGCGTGCGCGAACGGTTCGGCGAACTCTCCTCCGGCGAGGCGTTCGTCCTCGTCAGCGACCGGGACCCGACGCCGGTCGGTCCGTTCCTCGGGCAACTGGCCGAGGCCCCGCGCGAGGCCTTTGACCCCTTCGAGGTCAGCCGGGAGACGCCCGACGACTGGCTCCTTCGGACCGTGAAACCGTGA
- a CDS encoding HEAT repeat domain-containing protein, whose translation MTDDRSEYEKQLDADPDPQLDPERSPGMHTDIEALEDIEVSREDVTIGEATPEELAAADTEPVGDADLAALLSDLRDGTDIDRRRAALALKDEPTDDAVVTALARAATTDADSDVRQFAVEALTAHSDERTAAVAVELLDDADPWVRAEAVVALDNLDRQAHEDDIAAVLAGDDHHAVRRNAAISLFKLRGEAMAEELLELSHADSERLREWAAHMLAGVDDDRVRERLRELTDDPASVVRQTAERSLEADTGQFRRQFGGALENDARLLPGEDRLNRMPDL comes from the coding sequence ATGACCGACGACCGCAGCGAGTACGAGAAACAACTCGACGCCGACCCGGACCCGCAACTGGACCCCGAGCGCAGTCCGGGGATGCACACCGACATCGAAGCGCTGGAAGACATCGAGGTGAGCCGCGAGGACGTGACCATCGGGGAGGCAACGCCCGAGGAGCTGGCGGCCGCCGACACCGAACCCGTCGGGGACGCCGATCTGGCGGCGTTGCTGTCGGACCTCCGTGACGGGACCGATATCGATCGACGGCGGGCGGCCCTGGCGTTGAAGGACGAGCCGACCGACGACGCGGTCGTGACCGCACTCGCCCGGGCCGCGACGACCGACGCTGACAGTGACGTCCGCCAGTTCGCCGTCGAGGCCTTGACCGCACACAGCGACGAGCGGACGGCCGCCGTCGCCGTCGAACTGCTCGACGACGCCGACCCGTGGGTCCGGGCCGAGGCCGTCGTCGCCCTGGACAACCTCGACCGCCAAGCCCACGAGGACGACATCGCGGCGGTCCTGGCCGGGGATGACCACCACGCCGTCCGCCGGAACGCGGCGATCTCGCTGTTCAAGCTCCGCGGCGAAGCGATGGCCGAGGAACTGCTGGAGTTGAGCCACGCGGACAGCGAACGCCTCCGGGAGTGGGCCGCCCACATGCTGGCCGGGGTCGACGACGACCGGGTCCGCGAGCGACTGCGCGAGTTGACCGACGACCCGGCCTCCGTCGTCCGACAGACTGCGGAGCGGTCCCTGGAGGCCGATACCGGACAGTTTCGCCGCCAGTTCGGCGGTGCTTTGGAGAACGACGCCCGACTACTCCCCGGTGAGGACCGACTCAACAGGATGCCCGATCTATGA
- a CDS encoding phosphate ABC transporter permease translates to MSTHKTVLGHLPALPEEHRQSLPIAVVGIAAVAVAARFVAALAVNAPGAPSTVAVESLGWIATAIPALAAVVAGVFARRPTVGVGLLFVGVFGLLSLVSGAAAAPAAVAVVAGTVAVVVAARDRLSTGERAAGAVLLTALTVGLASGVGGFVGLRSVGSTLTLAGMGLSLVFTATDGRALIGGGLAFGAVVAVGLSVPFVTGAVTLVGGGVVGTPLPVVALAAAGTVSTASAAGRTRNWPLLAGVVLLALAGVPATVARAVPFALGIATLVSLEGSR, encoded by the coding sequence ATGAGCACCCACAAGACTGTCCTCGGACACCTGCCCGCACTCCCCGAGGAACACCGACAGTCGCTCCCGATCGCCGTCGTCGGGATCGCTGCCGTCGCCGTCGCGGCCCGGTTCGTCGCCGCACTGGCCGTCAACGCGCCCGGCGCCCCGTCGACCGTCGCCGTCGAGTCCCTCGGGTGGATCGCGACGGCGATCCCGGCACTCGCGGCCGTCGTCGCCGGGGTGTTCGCCCGCCGTCCCACGGTCGGGGTCGGATTGCTGTTCGTCGGCGTCTTCGGCCTCCTATCGCTCGTGTCCGGGGCAGCCGCCGCGCCCGCCGCCGTCGCAGTGGTCGCCGGGACGGTCGCCGTCGTCGTCGCCGCCCGCGACCGGCTGTCGACCGGCGAACGAGCCGCTGGGGCCGTCCTCCTGACGGCGCTCACTGTCGGGCTGGCGAGCGGCGTCGGTGGGTTCGTCGGCCTCCGGTCGGTCGGCTCGACGCTTACACTGGCCGGAATGGGACTGTCGCTGGTGTTTACGGCCACCGACGGCCGCGCGCTGATCGGCGGCGGACTCGCCTTCGGTGCGGTGGTCGCCGTCGGGCTCTCGGTGCCGTTCGTCACCGGCGCCGTGACGCTGGTGGGGGGTGGCGTCGTCGGGACGCCCCTCCCCGTCGTCGCGCTCGCGGCCGCCGGGACGGTCTCGACGGCCAGTGCGGCGGGCCGGACGCGCAACTGGCCGTTGCTGGCCGGCGTCGTCCTCCTGGCCCTGGCCGGCGTCCCGGCCACAGTGGCTCGGGCCGTCCCCTTCGCGCTGGGGATCGCCACCCTCGTCTCCCTGGAGGGGTCGCGATGA
- a CDS encoding molecular chaperone TorD family protein: MATTPADAPEDIDRDAAARGTVYRTLAAVFRYPDEEFHTAAASGALARDLRRCLDQTALAVEAPTLATDDDYETMAARYNDLFELGYSEYTDRTDGSLDSSGPPVPLYESKYRPDQSWNDVNLDLARAYDHYGLEIDQDRRDNHDALRYELEFAGYLARREAVAGEDAALARLDFQDRHLGHAAAGVADRLADEPGTDVYGSLGEFMEVFVRADRNDLADRLEGRR; this comes from the coding sequence ATGGCGACGACGCCCGCCGACGCGCCCGAGGATATCGACCGGGACGCGGCCGCCCGCGGGACCGTCTACCGGACGCTGGCGGCGGTGTTCCGGTACCCCGACGAGGAGTTCCACACCGCGGCCGCCTCCGGTGCCCTGGCGCGTGACTTACGACGGTGTCTCGATCAGACCGCGCTCGCCGTCGAGGCCCCGACGCTGGCGACCGACGACGACTACGAGACCATGGCCGCGCGGTACAACGACCTGTTCGAACTGGGCTACAGCGAGTACACGGACCGGACGGACGGCTCGCTGGACAGTTCCGGCCCGCCGGTGCCGCTGTACGAGTCCAAATACCGGCCCGACCAGTCCTGGAACGACGTGAACCTCGACCTGGCGCGGGCCTACGACCACTACGGGCTGGAGATCGACCAGGACAGGCGGGACAACCACGACGCGCTCCGGTACGAACTGGAGTTCGCGGGCTACCTCGCACGACGGGAGGCCGTGGCCGGCGAGGACGCGGCGCTGGCTCGCCTCGACTTCCAGGACCGCCACCTCGGTCACGCCGCCGCCGGCGTCGCCGACCGGCTGGCCGACGAACCCGGAACCGACGTCTACGGTTCGCTCGGGGAGTTCATGGAGGTGTTCGTCCGCGCCGACCGGAACGACCTCGCCGATCGACTGGAGGGGAGACGATGA
- a CDS encoding ethylbenzene dehydrogenase-related protein — MTDDRRTLGTALLLGLIVVAATAAAPLATARPAHEIPVSPATGDLSTPAADGWESVPAADVPLTSAPSSVPNADDTTVERVHVQAARGDGTLYLRLQWADATRDRNATSPAAFADQVAVQFPANASSRPPIAMGGPGNMVNVWYWSADAGTQELLAGGVGSTTAFDQPAVNTEASYDDGTWSVVYARSVDASGDNRTTITDDGDLDVAFAVWNGSNGERAGQKSVSEWHYFPFGEGPQGPPYEALLWSVAGVAIVAVVGVTAFGVHRARGGME, encoded by the coding sequence ATGACTGACGACAGGCGCACGCTCGGCACGGCACTGCTGCTGGGTCTGATCGTGGTGGCAGCGACGGCCGCGGCGCCGCTCGCGACCGCCCGCCCGGCCCACGAGATACCGGTCTCGCCGGCGACCGGGGACCTCTCGACGCCGGCCGCCGACGGCTGGGAGTCGGTCCCGGCCGCCGACGTCCCGCTGACCAGCGCACCGAGTAGCGTCCCGAACGCCGACGACACGACCGTCGAACGGGTCCACGTCCAGGCGGCACGGGGCGACGGCACGCTCTACCTGCGGCTGCAGTGGGCCGACGCGACCCGGGACCGAAACGCTACCAGTCCGGCGGCGTTCGCCGATCAGGTCGCGGTCCAGTTCCCGGCCAACGCCAGTTCCCGGCCGCCGATCGCGATGGGCGGTCCCGGGAACATGGTCAACGTCTGGTACTGGAGTGCCGACGCCGGGACCCAGGAACTGCTGGCCGGCGGCGTCGGTTCGACGACGGCGTTCGACCAGCCCGCGGTCAACACCGAGGCCAGCTACGACGACGGTACCTGGTCGGTGGTCTACGCCCGCTCTGTCGACGCCAGCGGGGACAACCGGACGACGATCACCGACGACGGCGACCTCGACGTGGCCTTCGCGGTCTGGAACGGCTCGAACGGCGAGCGGGCCGGTCAGAAGTCCGTCTCGGAGTGGCACTACTTCCCGTTCGGCGAGGGGCCGCAGGGACCGCCATACGAGGCGCTGCTGTGGTCGGTCGCCGGCGTCGCCATCGTCGCGGTCGTCGGCGTGACTGCCTTCGGAGTTCACCGCGCCAGAGGGGGGATGGAGTGA
- a CDS encoding 4Fe-4S dicluster domain-containing protein: MSSQNGEDTHVNVADGVDHQVAMVMDLNKCIGCQTCTIACKSLWTEGGGTDYMYWNNVETKPGEGYPRGWEDSGGGWQSADHSDRETGDIPSREEYGRSWEFNHEEIMYEGSDEPLRPREGAEWGPNWDEDQGAGEYPNSYYFYLPRICNHCTHPSCVEACPRSAIYKRSEDGIVLVDQDRCRGYRYCVEGCPYKKVYYNTVSKKSEKCIFCYPRLEGEGPDGETYAPACAEECPPQLRLVGFLDDEDGPIYKLVEEYEVALPLHPEFRTQPNVYYIPPYAPGQHTEDGETVDVDRIPRQYLRELFGDRVDDALDTIERERQRARQGADSELMELLQHKNPAKQYRLEVFDD, encoded by the coding sequence ATGAGTAGCCAGAACGGGGAGGACACCCACGTCAACGTCGCCGACGGCGTCGACCACCAGGTCGCGATGGTGATGGACCTGAACAAGTGCATCGGCTGCCAGACCTGCACCATCGCGTGTAAATCCCTCTGGACGGAGGGCGGCGGGACCGACTACATGTACTGGAACAACGTCGAGACCAAGCCCGGCGAGGGGTACCCGCGGGGCTGGGAGGACTCCGGCGGGGGCTGGCAGTCCGCGGACCACTCGGACCGCGAGACCGGCGACATCCCCTCCCGCGAGGAGTACGGCCGCTCCTGGGAGTTCAACCACGAGGAGATCATGTACGAGGGCAGCGACGAGCCACTCCGTCCGCGGGAGGGCGCCGAGTGGGGACCGAACTGGGACGAGGACCAGGGCGCCGGCGAGTACCCCAACAGCTACTACTTCTACCTCCCGCGGATCTGCAACCACTGCACCCACCCCTCCTGTGTCGAGGCCTGCCCGCGCTCGGCCATCTACAAGCGCAGCGAGGACGGTATCGTCCTCGTCGACCAGGATCGCTGTCGGGGCTACCGCTACTGCGTCGAGGGCTGCCCCTACAAGAAGGTGTACTACAACACCGTCTCGAAGAAATCCGAGAAGTGCATCTTCTGTTACCCGCGTCTGGAGGGCGAAGGTCCGGACGGGGAGACCTACGCGCCGGCCTGTGCCGAGGAGTGTCCGCCACAGCTGCGCCTCGTTGGCTTCCTCGACGACGAGGACGGCCCCATCTACAAACTCGTCGAGGAGTACGAGGTCGCGCTCCCCTTGCATCCGGAGTTCCGGACCCAGCCCAACGTCTACTACATCCCGCCGTACGCGCCCGGCCAGCACACCGAGGACGGCGAGACGGTCGACGTCGACCGCATCCCGCGCCAGTACCTCCGTGAGCTGTTCGGCGACCGCGTCGACGACGCCTTGGACACCATCGAACGCGAGCGCCAGCGCGCTCGCCAGGGGGCCGACAGCGAACTGATGGAACTGCTCCAGCACAAGAACCCCGCGAAACAGTACCGACTGGAGGTCTTCGATGACTGA